Sequence from the Brassica rapa cultivar Chiifu-401-42 unplaced genomic scaffold, CAAS_Brap_v3.01 Scaffold1064, whole genome shotgun sequence genome:
CttctttcttgatcacctcagtcAATGGAGCTGCTATGGTGCTAAAGTCTTTCACAAACCGTCGGTAAAGCCCGCTAATCCATGGAAGCTTCGCACTTCACTTATGGTTGTAGgaatcggccactcttgtattgctttcaccttctcttgatctacctttactccatctgcactcacaacaaagcctaaaagaccaagttatccaTACAGAAGTGCATTTCTTAGATTAGCAAATAGCTTTTTTTTCCTCTCAGACATCAAGAACAGTCCTAAGATGTTTTATATATGCTCTTCTAAACTCTTAGAGTAgacaaggatatcatcaaagtaaactaccacaaaCAATCCTATAAAGATCTAAGCACatgattcatcaatctcataaaagtACTAAAGCATTAGTTAAGCCAAAGGCAtctgatgtgatcatggaccaactagctaatggagatgatgaggatctggatagccactgatggagatgttctagccttgcctaaaggacctatgactcgatcaagatcaggaagctcacgcaagttttTAGAGGATTgttaagatgtcatggaagcaagaggaatgtcttggtagaagcttgatcaaccaagacacactatcaccattcaagctacttcaccatcaagctgatcatcaactaagcaagcaatctatgtgggctctttttccctatctttggttttgtcccaaatgggttttccaaagataggttttttaACGAGGCCCTTAgattgcttctcaaatctcttagttgatgatctcgatccaaccttatcccggatcaaccttatgttataatAAGTCTTTCAttcatgttttattttcaaacttgtcttttgtttctatttccaagagagccgtgtgcctttactctctttgttagttttcgagaagcttggagcctgttccaacttcttctatataagtgtactttgaaacccttcttaaaaatcaattatcttttatcaaaaacctttcttgttctctctactgcttgttcacgagttgttgagtgttcttgttggtgtgtagtatccagcaaacccaagagtgtctatctcggtgtggtcatatccgatctagtcacttaggagtatcaaggagcctttccgccgCCTCTTGTGTCaacaatcgatccacaaccttgtagaacttgagtctttgattcgttctagcaaggatctatcccatactatccagagaagcaatctaggggcgtattatgtggtatcagagcatctctggttagggaagtactcgtttctctcttttgtttcgatttacctgttcatcttcttgatcagttttAGATCGATCCATTTTGTTTCAACTGATTGTTCTTTGATTCGCAATATCCATTGATTGATCTGTAAAaccattgttgttgattgtGTGATCTAATCGTTTTGTGTTGATcaaatttgtaagaattttgaattgatagatctaggtttcgcGTTTCTAGATCCGATCGATTATCGATTCATATTCTCAATTTGATCTCTTGTTTGAATCTGATTGATTGTGAGATCTGTTTTAAATCACCTATACAACTAGATCTACTTGTGAGACGTCGAAATCGGATTAACAAACCTACCCTGATCGTGTTTCTATTGTGATTTACTTGTTATCGATTTGAATTCTCGTTACTTGATATCAAGTTTTTCTTTTAACCcaagtttcttttattttgttttttatttcagTTTAAAATCCTTGATCATCTACTGATTACGATCAGTTTATAGAATTATTTACTGGTTGAGTTTGCTGTTGATTCTCGGTACCAATggggaaagaatcagaagaagaagccgagagtaaggaagaacaagatgctGAGAGATCAAATGACCGGCAAATGAATCAGACCATGATCTCTACTATGGCTGATATGCTCAAGGCTAGCATGAGAGGAATtacgtgaggagatgagacaagagttgaggcaagctactggccagggacatagcaatgagtctaaagaaaccggcctactccagtacggcaagagcatgcgggttcaaaagagaccgacaactactactcgcGCAATAGAACTGAGGCACAACCCAACTGAGTGCAGTAGTTCTTCTTCTGACTGAGCCGAGGAAGATCAAGGCcgtgaacatgatggaagggggtcacgcaaagacaagctttcaGGACTTAAGCTTAAATTCCATCTTCCAtggcaaggttgatccagaTGCTATTTGGAATGGAAAATaagatcgagcttgtcttcaattgccaacactactcaccaatgcccaaaggatcaAGATTGCAGCAACTGAATTCTATGATTATGCGTTGAGTTGGTGGGGATCAacttgtaactactagacggcttaaccaagagaatccggttgattcatggcacgagatgaagtcactcatgcgcaaacggtttgttccaagCCATTATCACCTCAGCGACCTACATCAAAAGCTgcgaagacttacccaaggacacgaactgttgaagaatactatcaagacatggagttgctgatgttaagagctagtatcttggaggatagagaactcctatggcaaggtttcttggaggacttaaccgtgagatacaagacaatgtggagtGCAACACACTATGTggaaatagaagagatgttgcacaaagctattctagtggagcagcagctcaagaggaagggtaactcacgcagctCTGGATCGtctaagttccaccactctaaagaggagaaaacatcctatctgaaggatgcaagcctcagcagaaagaagagactaagcccgagcagcatatacagcaaagacaaaacggcaaagctgaaattactagttcaagaactaAGATGTttaagtgcttcaaatgtcaagggcgtgggcattatgctaatgagtgcaccacaAAAAggtatgattcttcttgagaatggaaagtatgaatcagaagaagagaagttggttctgatcatgagaagtctgaagaagaaagtgaagtagaacccgtgaaggaaattgttggtgacaagaaggctcttgaacttgcaagccaagaatggagagcttgagcagcgagagaatctattctacacaagggtatggttcagggaaaggtgtgcagtctcattattgatggaggatgttgtgtcaatgtagctagtgagactatggtgaagaaattgggtttgaaaattcagaaacaaaCCCAAAACCCACAGATTGCAGTGGTtcaatgaggagggcgagatgaaagtttctactcaagtactggttcctatagccatttggtagatatgaagatgaagtcttgtgtgatgtgtttGCCAATGGAAACCAGTCATATACTCCTTGGAaagaccctggcagtatgatagacgtgtgaatcatgatgggCTTCACCAACAACACTCTTTTGAATTCAACGGAAAGAAGACTATGCTGGTGCCTTTGTCTCTCcaaagaggttcatgaagatcaaatccagcttcaaaaaaaaaagcgaaAGAGATGATCTCAAACCTGATCATgacaagcatcacagcctctatgccaaacagggagatatcaaaagaattctctacTCTCAAATTCTTTTATCTTGCTTAGGTTTAAGGGGACTCTTCTAACAGTTACTGATCACCACACCagatcatccgagtgaactagtttctcttttacagaagtatgcagatgtgtttccagaagatagccccattggattgcctcAGTGGTTGGGATTGAGCACCAATAGACGttgtacctggttctacactgcccCCAACCAAAAaccagcatacaggaccaatccagttgaaaccaaagaactgcaaaacaagtagaggagctgatggagaagggtcatatccgagagagtttgagtccttgtgcagttccagtgctccttgtgccaaagaaagatggagctggcgcatgtgtgttgattgtgagacaatcaacaacataacagtgaagtatcccACCACCCTACTATATTAgaatatgcttgatgaattacatgggtcttgcatcttttctaagatagatttgaaaagtggatatcatcagattaggatgaaagaaggagatgagtggaaaactgcgtttaaaactaaacatggcttgtatgaatggttagttatgccatttggattaaccaatgcgcctagtacattcatgagattgatgaatcatattcttaggtctttcataggcatctttgttttgttgtactttgatgatatcttagtttacagcaaatgcttagaagatcatatagaacacTTAGGGCTGTTTTAGATGTTTTGAGAAAGGAAAAAGCTATATGCCAATCTgaagaagtgcactttttgcacagataactggtctttctaggttttgttgtaagtgcagatggtgtaaCGGTGGATCAGGGAAAAGATCAAAGCagatacaagagtggccgagtccaattacagtgggagaagtaaggagttttcatggactggcaggtttctataggcgctttgtgaaggatttcagcactctagcagctcccctaattgctctttggagagatctatttgtcagAGAATCCCAtgaggaagcttgatgggtcattttggtatagagcaaaaacccttaaagttttgcaggatcacttctattggccgcatatgaaaagagatgtggaagagaatctgtggaaggtgcaccacttgcaagcttgcaaagtctaaagttcaacctcacggttgtatactcctttgcctattcctactcatccttggaatgatatatctatggattttgttatgggtttgcctagaactaggactggaaaggattctatctttgtggttgttgatagattctctaaaatggcacatttcatagcttgcaataagactgatgatgcattacatgtagctaatttgttctttaaagaagtggtacgtttgcatggaatgcctaggactatagtttcagatagagacACTAAATTTcttagctacttttggaaaacattgtggtctaaactaggaactaagctattgttctctactacttgtcatccacaaactgatgggcagactgaagtagttaatagaaccttaggtactctcctgcgtgcattcatcaaaaagaacttgaaatcatgggaagattacttgcctcattgtgaatttgcatacaatcatgctatgcattctgcttctaagttttctccttttgaaattgtttatgggttcaatcccatctcacctttggatctaatacctttacctgagtgtgaaagggttagtatggatgggaaaaagaaagctgggatggttcagcagattcatgagcaagctaagcgcaatctagaagagaaaactaagcaatacgccaaacaagccaacaagggaaggcgtgagatgatctttgaagttggagatcaagtatgggttcacttgaggaaagAAAGGTTTCCAAAAGAGAGGAAGTCTAAACTAATGCCGAGGATTGATGGCCCTTTTGAAGTCACCaagaggatcaatgacaatgcctacaaacttgatctgcaaggtaagtacgacataagtgatagcttcaatgttactgacttgatcccttttgttgcagatgagccagatttgaggacaaatccttttcaagagggaggggatgatgtgatcatggaccaactagctaatggagatgatgaggatctggataagccaactgatggagatgttctagccttgcctaaaggacctatgactcgatcaagatcaaggaagctcacgcaagttattggaggattggttaagatgtcatggaagcaaaggaatgtcttggtagaagcttgatcaaccaagacacacttatcaccattcaagctacttcaccatcaagctgatcatcaactaagcaagcaatctatgtgtgctctttttccctatctttggttttgtcccaatgggttttccaaagataggtttttaacgaggccatagatttgcttctcaaatctcttagttgatgatctcgatccaaccttatcccggatcaaccttatgttataataagtctttcatttcatgttttattttcaaacttgtcttttgtttctatttccaagagagccgtgtgcctttactctcttgttagttttcgagaagcttggagcctgttccaacttcttctatataagtgtactttgaaacccttcttaaaaatcaattatcttttatcaaaaacctttctttgttctctctactgcttgttcacgagttgttgagtgttcttgttggtgtgtagtatccagcaacccaagagtgtctatctcggtgtgtcatatccgatctagtcacttaggagtatcaaggagcctttccgcagcctcttgtgtcaccaatcgatccacaaccttgtagaacttgagtctttgattcgttctagcaaggatctatcccatactatccagagaagcaatctagggacgtattagcATCACTAACCACTCATACAAACCATGCTTAGTTTTAAAagctgttttccactcatctccttctttcattctaatttgatgatacccactcttcaaatctatcttagaaaaaatGCTAGAGCCatgtaattcatcaagcatatcatctaatctaggaatagggtggcgatacttcactgttatgttgttgattgctctacaatcaacacacatgcgccagctcccatctttcttgggcacaagGAGCACAGGTACGGCACAGGGACTCATGCTCTCACGGATAtggcctttctccatcagttcctcaaCCTGCCTCTGAAGCTCCTTAGTCTCAACTGTTAGTTCTGTATGCTGGCCTGTTAGGAAGAGTAGATCCTGGTACAAAATCAATctggtgctcaatcccacgtATAGGAGGCAAACCAATTGGATTATCTTCAGGAAATACATCTTCAAAGTCCTGTAAAAGAGCTGACACctcactcggatactccggtgTAAAATCAGTTAGATTCAAGAGAGTTTCTTTAAACACAAGCAAAAGAATAGGCTGATTAGAGTAAAGAGATCTTTTGATGTCACCAATCTTGGCATAGAAGTTGTGCTGCTTGTGTTGCTCGGGTTTGAGatctatttctttcttcttctgaagATGCAACTGATCTTGATGCACTTCCTTAGGAGTGAGAGGCACCAAAATAGTCTTCTTGCCATTGAACTCAAAAGAGTGCTTATTAGTAAAGCCATCATGTGTAACTCTCCtatcaaactgccacggccttccaagcAAGATATGACTTGCTTCCATTGGTATCACATCACAGAGTatctcatcttcatatctcCCAATGGACAAAGGTATAGAGACTTGTGTGGAGATCCTCATCTCACCTTCTTCGTTAAGCCACTGCAGCCGGTAAGGTTTAGGATGCTTTTGAGTtttcaaaccaagcttcttcaccattgtctcgCTAGCAACATTAACACAGCTTCCACCATCAATGATCAGACTGCATATCTTTCCTTGAACCATGCAGCGTGAGTAGAACAAGTTTTCTCTCTGCTCAAGCTCCTCGGTTTTATTTTGCAAGCTGAGAGTTCTCCTTGCAACCAACAATCTCCCTCGCACtggttcttcttcatattcttccTCGGAATGCTCCTGATCAGTATCAAGCTTCTCATCCTCAGATTCAAAttctccattctccaagagGATCATAACacgtttgttggtgcactcgTTTGCgtaatgcccacgcccttgacatttgaaacacttaacatctctggtCCGAGAAGAAGTAGCTTCAGCTTTCCCTTTGTCTTTGTCTTTGGTAAAAATGCTGCCttgctttgtttcttctttctgctgagACTTGTTCTCCTTCTGATATGCTGGTTTCTCGTCTTTAACTTGCTGATACTTGCTGGTACCGTAGCTCCCACGTGAATGATGCTTCCTCTTAATCTGTTGCTCCACCAGAATTgctttgtgcaacatctcttcCAGCTCAACATAGTGctgcatctccacattgtcttgtatctcacgatTAAGTCCTCCAAGGAACCGTGCCGTAGTAGCCTCTCTATCCTCTGATATACAAGCTCTCAACATTAACAATTCCATCTCTTGGAAATACTCTTCTACAGATCGCGATCCTTGTGTGAGCCTTCTCAATCTCTGATGAAGATCACGATGGTAATGGCTCGGCACAAACCTCCTGCGCATTGCTGCTTTCATCTCCGCCCATGTCTCAATAGGATACTCACCATTGCGCCGTTTGTTTGTAACCAATTGATCCCACCAGCTTAAAGCGTAATCGTAGAACTCGGTAGCAGCCACTTGAATTTTCTTAAGCTCCGTGTAGTGTTGACAGTTAAAAACCAGCTCAATCTTTttctcccactcaagataggcatctggatcagctttgccatggaaaggagggattTTCAGCTTTACTCCCGCGAGTTCATTGCGTTGCCAATGATCACGCCTGTGTCTATGGTTACTACGACTGCTGTGTCTAGAATCTGAGCTGTGTCGATCTCTTTCGTAGTAGTTATCAGTCTCCTCTGAACCCTCATGCTCACGTCTAGCCTGCGTGCGTCGGTTCTGCCTGGGTTCTCGTCTAGGTTCTGAAGATTGCGCATCAAGCTCTTCGCGGAAAGTACCCAATCTTGTTTCCATCATCGTACTCATACGGCGAGTCAAAGCTTCAAGCAAAGCTTTATGCTCGAGGCTAACTCCTTCATCTTCCTCTGCGTCAATAGCCATAGTACCTGAGACAACCAAAAAGATTCAACCTGTAAGAGGTTcacagaaaaattaaaatagaatcgCAAAAGGAAACAAACACGAAAAGGAAACTTAAACAATGCGGATCAGGTTCAATTTCAATCTCCTTCCACACTTAACAGATAGATCCGGTTCAACAGATGAAGATATGATTCAATAATCACAGATTCAATAGTATAAGATCAGATCGACTCAAGTAACTCAAACAACTTATGGATCTAGAGATTTCGAAAACGTAATCCACAAGAATATGAATGGTCTTTTTTAGAAACCTTCATAAAATCGCTGAGATTGATCAGATTTGAATCAAACATAAACAGATCTAGCAAAAGTTATGAAGTAGATGAACAGATCCACACGAAAAATTGAGTAAACAAGAACTTCCCTAGccagagttgctctgataccacataatacactcctaggatgcttctctggatagttggggatagatccttgcaagaacgaatcagagactcaagttcttcaaggtttgtGGAATGAATGGTGACACAAATTGTTGTGGAAggactccttgatactcctagatgcctaatccggatatgacacaccgaagAAGAGATCCTTGGGCtgttggatactacacaccaacaagatcACTCGCCGACTTgataacaagaagaagagagaacaaAAGAAAGATTTTTATGAAAAGATAACTTGAAAGATGCTAGGGTTTTCGGATGTAGTTTAT
This genomic interval carries:
- the LOC117131590 gene encoding uncharacterized protein LOC117131590, translating into MAIDAEEDEGVSLEHKALLEALTRRMSTMMETRLGTFREELDAQSSEPRREPRQNRRTQARREHEGSEETDNYYERDRHSSDSRHSSRSNHRHRRDHWQRNELAGVKLKIPPFHGKADPDAYLEWEKKIELVFNCQHYTELKKIQVAATEFYDYALSWWDQLVTNKRRNGEYPIETWAEMKAAMRRRFVPSHYHRDLHQRLRRLTQGSRSVEEYFQEMELLMLRACISEDREATTARFLGGLNREIQDNVEMQHYVELEEMLHKAILVEQQIKRKHHSRGSYGTSKYQQVKDEKPAYQKENKSQQKEETKQGSIFTKDKDKGKAEATSSRTRDVKCFKCQGRGHYANECTNKRVMILLENGEFESEDEKLDTDQEHSEEEYEEEPVRGRLLVARRTLSLQNKTEELEQRENLFYSRCMVQGKICSLIIDGGSCVNVASETMVKKLGLKTQKHPKPYRLQWLNEEGEMRISTQVSIPLSIGRYEDEILCDVIPMEASHILLGRPWQFDRRVTHDGFTNKHSFEFNGKKTILVPLTPKEVHQDQLHLQKKKEIDLKPEQHKQHNFYAKIALLQDFEDVFPEDNPIGLPPIRGIEHQIDFVPGSTLPNRPAYRTNS